AGAAGGAGATTCCCCACGGTACTTCATCGCTCATAGCCCTTAACTGGGCATACCGGAGATGGCTTTTCACAATATCTGCCTCTGACGTCACACTATAAGAGGCAGTGGAAGACAATTTAGTAATAGCCACCGCTGATATAATCCCTATAATCGTAAGGATTGCGATTACCTCAATTAAGGTAAAACCGGAGTTGTTGCCGGAATGGGATTTCTTTATTAATAACATTAGAAGACCATGAAAATCAAAAGAAACAAACATGAGCCACAGGCTCACAAATAATGATGAGGATAGGTGGAACAAGAATGACCCACCTATCCTTGGTATATTTCTGGATAGGCGGGGTTTTCTTACCCCGCCGGAGGGATTTTCTAATGATCCTTAATACGTATACGTCCCGCTAACCCCTGTCACTGCCGTACCCTGTACCTCGGAAACTGCAACAGTTACTGTTTTTGTAGTTCCTGTGCCGCCGGTACAGTTGAACTTAAAATCACCTTCTGTGGTAGCGGTGGTCGGGCATGAATCTGCGCTGATTGTATCCATATAGGTTACTAATGCCGCACCATTGGCAGGCTGTGCACCATTATTTACAAGCATATAGTTGGCAAGACCTTGGGCAAGTCTCCCTTTTACCTCAGCCACCTGACCCTGCCCTGCCTTTTTACGGGCCTCATCCTGTAGCCCCATATATTTAGGTACCGCAATTGCTGCCAGAATACCAAGGATCACCAGAACAGCAATAATCTCCATTAATGTAAAACCCTTCTCATT
The sequence above is a segment of the Nitrospirota bacterium genome. Coding sequences within it:
- a CDS encoding prepilin-type N-terminal cleavage/methylation domain-containing protein, with the translated sequence MLLIKKSHSGNNSGFTLIEVIAILTIIGIISAVAITKLSSTASYSVTSEADIVKSHLRYAQLRAMSDEVPWGISFSSGSYTLLKNGVTATTNLPNESSAIHNLQSGVTITSGAGTTISYDNWGSPGSTNKVIILSGSETITVTKNTGFIQ
- a CDS encoding prepilin-type N-terminal cleavage/methylation domain-containing protein; this translates as MGNEKGFTLMEIIAVLVILGILAAIAVPKYMGLQDEARKKAGQGQVAEVKGRLAQGLANYMLVNNGAQPANGAALVTYMDTISADSCPTTATTEGDFKFNCTGGTGTTKTVTVAVSEVQGTAVTGVSGTYTY